The Procambarus clarkii isolate CNS0578487 chromosome 64, FALCON_Pclarkii_2.0, whole genome shotgun sequence genome includes a window with the following:
- the LOC123769047 gene encoding protein SON-like, whose protein sequence is MNEVPGPVIAVHGPVIVHGPVIAVPGPVIAVPGPVIAVHGPVIAVPGPVIAVPGPVIAVPGPVIAVHGPVIAVPGPVIAVHGPVIAVPGPVIAVPGPVIAVHGPVIAVPGPVIAVHGPVIAVPGPVIAVPGPVIAVPGPVIAVHGPVIAVPGPVIAVHGPVIAVHGPVIAVHGPVIAVPGPVIAVPGPVIAVHGPVIAVHGPVIAVPGPVIAVPGPVIAVHGPVIAVHGPIIAEHGPIIAEHGPIIAVPGPVIAVHGPIITVH, encoded by the exons ATGAACGAAG TGCCCGGACCTGTAATAGCAGTGCACGGACCTGTAATAGTGCACGGACCTGTAATAGCAGTGCCCGGACCTGTAATAGCAGTGCCCGGACCTGTAATAGCAGTGCACGGACCTGTAATAGCAGTGCCCGGACCTGTAATAGCAGTGCCCGGACCTGTAATAGCAGTGCCCGGACCTGTAATAGCAGTGCACGGACCTGTAATAGCAGTGCCCGGACCTGTAATAGCAGTGCACGGACCTGTAATAGCAGTGCCCGGACCTGTAATAGCAGTGCCCGGACCTGTAATAGCAGTGCACGGACCTGTAATAGCAGTGCCCGGACCTGTAATAGCAGTGCACGGACCTGTAATAGCAGTGCCCGGACCTGTAATAGCAGTGCCCGGACCTGTAATAGCAGTGCCCGGACCTGTAATAGCAGTGCACGGACCTGTAATAGCAGTGCCCGGACCTGTAATAGCAGTGCACGGACCTGTAATAGCAGTGCACGGACCTGTAATAGCAGTGCACGGACCTGTAATAGCAGTGCCCGGACCTGTAATAGCAGTGCCCGGACCTGTAATAGCAGTGCACGGACCTGTAATAGCAGTGCACGGACCTGTAATAGCAGTGCCCGGACCTGTAATAGCAGTGCCCGGACCTGTAATAGCAGTGCACGGACCTGTAATAGCAGTGCACGGACCTATAATCGCAGAGCACGGACCTATAATCGCAGAGCACGGACCTATAATCGCAGTGCCCGGACCTGTAATAGCAGTGCACGGACCTATAATCACAGTGCACTGA